The Leucobacter sp. UCMA 4100 genome window below encodes:
- the rplI gene encoding 50S ribosomal protein L9, whose protein sequence is MAKVILTNEVQGLGSAGDVVEVKNGYARNYLVPRGFAVAWTRGGASQVADIRAAREARAIANHEDAVALKQKLEGEKIRLIVKAGVGGRLFGSVKPVAVADAVQSQGLGEIDKRKVTLPVIKTTGEYKAVAHLHDGVDAKLTLQVISQR, encoded by the coding sequence ATGGCAAAGGTTATTCTTACCAATGAAGTTCAGGGTCTCGGCTCAGCCGGCGACGTCGTTGAGGTCAAGAACGGTTACGCACGTAACTACCTTGTTCCCCGCGGATTCGCTGTTGCTTGGACCCGTGGCGGCGCATCGCAGGTTGCTGACATTCGTGCAGCACGCGAGGCACGTGCCATCGCAAACCACGAAGACGCAGTAGCGCTCAAGCAGAAGCTCGAGGGCGAGAAGATTCGTCTCATCGTCAAGGCTGGCGTTGGCGGCCGTCTCTTCGGCTCGGTTAAGCCCGTAGCTGTTGCAGACGCTGTACAGTCGCAGGGTCTCGGCGAGATCGACAAGCGCAAGGTGACGCTTCCCGTCATCAAGACGACTGGCGAATACAAGGCCGTCGCACACCTTCACGATGGTGTCGACGCGAAGCTCACGCTTCAGGTCATCAGCCAGCGCTAA
- the rpsR gene encoding 30S ribosomal protein S18 has product MAGKASGAGRKGRGKNVKPVAPAKSITVGVIDYKDIATLRKFVSERGKIRSRRITGVSVQEQRLIAKAVKNAREMALLPYSGSGR; this is encoded by the coding sequence ATGGCAGGCAAGGCAAGCGGCGCAGGCCGCAAGGGTCGTGGCAAGAACGTAAAGCCCGTCGCACCCGCAAAATCAATTACCGTCGGTGTTATCGACTACAAGGACATTGCGACTCTTCGCAAGTTCGTTTCAGAGCGTGGCAAGATTCGCTCACGTCGCATCACTGGTGTTTCAGTCCAGGAGCAGCGTCTCATCGCAAAGGCAGTTAAGAACGCCCGCGAGATGGCCCTTCTCCCTTACTCCGGCTCAGGCCGCTAG
- a CDS encoding single-stranded DNA-binding protein, whose protein sequence is MAGETVITVIGNLTADPELRWTNNGVALASFSVASTPRVFDRKANEWRDGEALFLRCTVWREAAENVANTLTKGTRVIVTGSLRQRNYEVEGQRRTSYELDVDEIGPSLRYATAQVTRTPPRGGAGGGGGFGGGQQQQGGDNMSAPQQQQTQSDQPWGRGASSNDGWANPGQSFDNEAPF, encoded by the coding sequence ATGGCAGGCGAGACCGTTATCACGGTGATTGGCAACCTCACTGCCGATCCCGAGCTGCGTTGGACCAACAATGGCGTCGCTCTCGCATCGTTCTCAGTAGCATCAACCCCCCGCGTGTTCGACCGCAAGGCGAACGAGTGGCGTGACGGCGAGGCATTGTTCCTGCGCTGCACGGTGTGGCGCGAAGCTGCAGAAAACGTTGCAAACACTCTGACGAAGGGCACCCGCGTCATCGTGACCGGTTCACTTCGCCAGCGTAACTACGAGGTTGAAGGCCAGCGCCGCACCTCGTACGAGCTCGACGTTGACGAAATTGGCCCATCGCTCCGGTACGCGACCGCACAGGTCACGCGTACCCCGCCCCGCGGTGGCGCGGGCGGCGGAGGCGGTTTCGGTGGCGGTCAGCAGCAGCAGGGCGGCGACAACATGTCGGCGCCTCAGCAGCAGCAGACTCAGTCAGACCAGCCCTGGGGGCGCGGAGCTTCGTCGAACGACGGTTGGGCAAACCCCGGCCAGTCATTCGACAACGAAGCACCTTTTTAA
- the rpsF gene encoding 30S ribosomal protein S6, with protein MHPYELMVILDPGVDERTVAPTMEKFLTVITADGGVIENTDIWGKRRLAYEIDKKNEGIYVVVNFTATPAATAELDRQLGLAESIMRTKVLRADELIAQRGAQAARDAAKAARAAAKSA; from the coding sequence ATGCATCCATACGAACTCATGGTGATCCTTGATCCCGGAGTTGATGAGCGCACTGTCGCTCCGACGATGGAGAAGTTTCTCACGGTCATCACCGCTGACGGTGGCGTCATCGAGAACACCGATATCTGGGGCAAGCGTCGCCTGGCCTACGAGATCGATAAGAAGAACGAAGGCATCTACGTCGTCGTGAACTTCACGGCAACCCCCGCAGCAACCGCTGAGCTTGATCGTCAGCTCGGCCTTGCAGAGTCAATCATGCGCACGAAGGTTCTCCGTGCAGACGAGCTCATCGCTCAGCGTGGTGCCCAGGCGGCACGCGACGCAGCGAAGGCAGCTCGCGCAGCAGCGAAGAGCGCCTAA
- a CDS encoding HdeD family acid-resistance protein gives MTYVTPSEEQRIHETSRFLFGTAGLIAIVMGLLILIWPDKSGKTVMTAVAAILGFWVLVNGAINIGVGFFSKSRGGWARTGYTLLGVLFIIGGIAILSNLMFAALTVTVFIAITVGVLWIIEAFVSFAFVGKTDHKAITIISGILSLIAGIVLVMSPLYSAVILWWVLGVSLVVLGLIQVVRAMRAKTLGGHVL, from the coding sequence ATGACGTATGTAACGCCGTCAGAAGAACAGCGTATTCATGAGACATCGAGGTTTTTGTTCGGGACCGCGGGGCTCATCGCGATCGTGATGGGCCTGCTCATCCTTATCTGGCCAGACAAGAGCGGCAAAACCGTCATGACCGCGGTCGCCGCGATTCTCGGCTTTTGGGTGCTCGTCAACGGTGCGATCAACATTGGCGTCGGCTTCTTCTCGAAGAGCCGCGGCGGTTGGGCGCGCACCGGCTACACCCTGCTCGGCGTGCTCTTCATCATCGGTGGCATTGCGATCCTTTCGAACCTCATGTTCGCCGCGCTCACGGTCACCGTCTTCATCGCGATCACCGTTGGTGTGCTGTGGATCATTGAAGCGTTCGTCTCATTTGCGTTCGTCGGCAAGACCGATCACAAGGCAATCACCATCATCTCGGGCATCTTGAGCCTCATCGCCGGTATCGTGCTCGTCATGAGCCCGCTCTACAGCGCGGTTATTCTGTGGTGGGTACTCGGCGTCTCGCTCGTTGTGCTCGGCCTCATTCAGGTCGTTCGCGCGATGCGCGCTAAGACGCTCGGAGGCCACGTGCTCTAG
- a CDS encoding glycosyltransferase: protein MRIGLVSLHTSPLETPGGGDAGGLNVVVREAALALEALGYEVTIATRASLRQPAGTFPLSSDSSVTVVAFEVGDPGLKKQALHAHTREFGRALAAHPLLGEVDVLHAHYWLSGIAALEAGHAPVVTTLHTVGAQKNAHRAAADAPEPGSRLDAERRLVSETALVAGSRSELAAITEAYCSPGGAPITSRIIHPGVDTRLFSPESETPPAPPERSGPEAKSGAGTSTAPRRRDEAARGAAFLVIGRVQPLKGQDLAVEAFIAFAQLEPELARGASLTVAGQATPGQEPFLAALQERAGASGLDIRFLPAQSREGAARLMRESTVTLIPSHSETFGLVALESAASGTPVIAAHTTGLVESVSEGVSGVLVSGRDALHWAQAMAHTVRDTEATEALGSSARAYAQRHDWHAHAQSLEAYFTEIASVQRKRNV, encoded by the coding sequence ATGCGCATCGGGCTCGTATCTCTGCACACCTCTCCCCTCGAAACCCCGGGTGGGGGCGACGCGGGCGGTCTCAACGTCGTTGTGCGCGAGGCTGCTCTCGCACTCGAGGCGCTCGGCTACGAGGTCACGATCGCGACCAGGGCATCGCTCAGGCAGCCCGCGGGTACTTTTCCACTCTCCAGCGATTCGAGCGTTACGGTTGTCGCGTTCGAGGTGGGCGACCCTGGCCTCAAGAAGCAAGCGCTCCACGCGCATACCCGCGAGTTTGGCCGGGCACTCGCCGCGCACCCGCTGCTCGGCGAGGTCGATGTGCTGCACGCACACTACTGGCTGAGCGGCATTGCGGCCCTCGAGGCGGGGCACGCTCCCGTCGTGACAACTCTGCACACGGTTGGCGCACAGAAGAACGCGCACCGCGCGGCCGCCGACGCACCCGAGCCTGGTTCCCGGCTCGACGCAGAGCGCCGGCTCGTCTCCGAGACCGCGCTCGTCGCGGGCAGTAGGAGCGAGCTCGCGGCGATCACCGAGGCTTACTGCAGCCCTGGCGGGGCGCCAATCACATCGCGGATCATTCACCCCGGCGTCGACACACGCCTCTTTTCACCGGAGAGCGAGACTCCTCCCGCGCCTCCCGAACGGTCGGGGCCGGAGGCGAAAAGTGGGGCAGGCACAAGCACAGCGCCAAGGCGTCGAGACGAAGCCGCTCGCGGCGCGGCATTTCTTGTCATCGGGCGGGTACAGCCCCTCAAGGGGCAGGATCTCGCCGTCGAGGCGTTCATTGCCTTCGCTCAGCTCGAGCCCGAGCTCGCGCGGGGGGCAAGCCTCACGGTCGCGGGTCAGGCGACGCCGGGGCAGGAGCCTTTCTTGGCAGCGCTCCAAGAGCGGGCGGGCGCCTCGGGGCTCGACATTCGGTTCTTGCCGGCCCAGTCTCGAGAGGGCGCGGCTCGCCTCATGCGCGAGAGCACCGTGACCCTCATTCCCTCGCACTCTGAAACCTTCGGTCTCGTCGCGCTCGAGTCGGCGGCATCGGGCACCCCCGTGATCGCCGCTCACACCACCGGTCTCGTCGAATCTGTCAGCGAAGGTGTGAGCGGTGTGCTCGTGAGCGGGCGCGATGCGCTTCACTGGGCTCAGGCGATGGCCCACACGGTGCGCGACACCGAGGCGACTGAGGCGCTTGGCAGCTCTGCGCGTGCATACGCACAGAGGCACGACTGGCACGCGCACGCACAGTCTCTTGAAGCGTACTTCACTGAAATCGCCTCCGTACAACGAAAGCGTAACGTATGA
- a CDS encoding methionine ABC transporter ATP-binding protein: MTDRDAALTFTKVSKQYEGPAPVLALHNVSLEIAQGEIFGIVGESGSGKSTFLDLCVGLLQPTSGSVRVLGTSVSGLSDRALRKLRRTIGVVFQGNNLLSNETVEDNIELPLKLTGAKNPKRVAELLSFVGLSHRAKQYPGALSGGERQRVAIARALMTQPSIVLFDEPTSALDLSTRDDILRLIRATNTEFSTTCVLVSHELDAVRAICQRAALFENGKLREVVEVATSFNGDDDETPYLDYAKGYLGS; the protein is encoded by the coding sequence ATGACCGACCGCGATGCGGCGCTCACGTTTACGAAGGTGAGCAAACAGTACGAAGGCCCCGCGCCCGTTCTGGCGTTACACAACGTTTCTCTTGAGATCGCCCAGGGTGAAATCTTTGGCATCGTGGGGGAGTCGGGGTCTGGTAAGTCGACGTTCCTTGACCTGTGCGTTGGCCTGTTGCAGCCAACGAGCGGATCAGTGCGGGTGCTCGGTACCTCTGTCTCCGGCCTTTCTGACCGTGCGCTGCGCAAGCTGCGCCGCACCATCGGGGTCGTGTTTCAGGGCAATAATCTGCTCAGCAATGAGACGGTCGAAGACAACATCGAGTTGCCACTGAAGCTCACGGGTGCCAAGAACCCGAAGCGCGTTGCCGAGCTCCTCTCGTTCGTGGGCCTTTCGCACCGCGCCAAGCAATACCCGGGGGCGCTCTCAGGCGGCGAGCGGCAGCGCGTCGCGATCGCGCGGGCCCTCATGACGCAGCCGAGCATCGTGCTCTTTGACGAGCCGACCTCGGCCCTCGACCTCTCAACGCGCGACGACATTCTGCGCCTCATTCGCGCCACGAACACCGAGTTTTCAACCACCTGCGTGCTCGTTTCGCACGAGCTCGACGCGGTCAGAGCCATCTGCCAGCGAGCAGCCCTCTTCGAGAACGGCAAGCTGCGCGAGGTCGTAGAGGTTGCGACCTCGTTCAACGGCGACGATGATGAAACGCCGTACCTTGACTACGCGAAAGGCTACCTCGGGTCATGA
- a CDS encoding methionine ABC transporter permease produces MIDAIVSNWPALGTALIETGIMVFFALLAAVLLGLPLGTVIFLTGKGGIRKNRFVWLIADSYVTVVRAFPFLLFIVFLIPFTRLVLGTSFGVAGGTFPLLFVAVAIFARLTEQILREIPPGILRAAQAMGASTLQIVTRFLLSEGRPGLVYALTSATVTLVSYSTVLGVVGGGGIGDFAMRHGYQRYDWTLMYAAVILTVGCVLIIQFVGNRISAALDKR; encoded by the coding sequence ATGATCGACGCCATTGTGAGTAACTGGCCCGCGCTCGGCACAGCGCTCATCGAGACCGGCATCATGGTGTTTTTTGCGTTGCTCGCGGCGGTGTTGCTCGGCCTGCCGCTCGGCACCGTCATCTTTCTCACCGGGAAAGGGGGCATCAGGAAGAATCGCTTCGTGTGGCTCATCGCCGACTCGTACGTCACGGTCGTGCGCGCCTTCCCCTTCCTCCTCTTCATTGTCTTCCTCATCCCGTTCACTCGCCTCGTGCTCGGCACATCTTTCGGAGTAGCGGGAGGAACCTTCCCGCTACTTTTCGTCGCCGTCGCGATTTTCGCGAGGCTCACCGAGCAGATTCTGCGTGAGATTCCCCCCGGCATTCTTCGAGCCGCCCAGGCGATGGGGGCGAGCACCCTGCAAATCGTCACCCGTTTCCTGCTCTCTGAGGGCCGCCCCGGGCTCGTCTACGCCCTCACCTCGGCGACCGTCACCCTCGTCTCATACTCGACCGTGCTCGGGGTTGTCGGTGGCGGCGGTATCGGAGACTTTGCGATGCGCCACGGGTACCAGCGATACGACTGGACGCTCATGTACGCGGCAGTCATTCTCACCGTCGGTTGCGTACTCATCATTCAGTTCGTGGGCAACCGCATCTCAGCAGCACTCGACAAGCGTTAG
- a CDS encoding MetQ/NlpA family ABC transporter substrate-binding protein, producing the protein MKFSRRLTAVGVIAIATLGLSACAQSGDADNSDDAKSQDPVVIQVASSSTPMTDVVLAAAEVIEDGYEVKLVETSGVFTPNVILNDGEVDANFIQHPPHMEDFNEGNNGTLAVVQPIYYVVGGFYAKDLKSLDDLADGAKVSIPNDSNQGRALGLLESEGLITLKKGVDKFDATVDDVEKNPKNLEFIAVELANANVSYDEADLTYLLASYARQLELFPDTDALATDQDDRFAVSLVAREDNVDSPEIEALKRAFTSEKVLETLESFDQPAAFTPAK; encoded by the coding sequence TTGAAGTTCTCACGCCGCCTCACCGCCGTGGGCGTCATCGCGATTGCGACCCTCGGCCTGAGCGCCTGCGCGCAGTCCGGCGATGCCGACAACAGCGACGACGCGAAATCACAAGACCCCGTCGTCATTCAGGTTGCCTCGTCGTCAACGCCCATGACCGACGTGGTGCTCGCCGCCGCCGAGGTCATCGAAGACGGCTACGAGGTGAAACTCGTCGAGACCTCGGGCGTCTTCACCCCGAACGTCATTCTCAACGACGGTGAGGTCGACGCAAACTTCATCCAGCATCCGCCGCACATGGAAGACTTCAACGAGGGAAACAATGGCACCCTCGCCGTCGTACAGCCCATCTACTACGTCGTGGGCGGCTTTTACGCGAAAGACCTGAAGTCGCTCGACGACCTCGCCGACGGCGCCAAGGTATCGATCCCGAACGACAGTAACCAGGGTAGGGCGCTCGGGCTGCTCGAGAGCGAAGGCCTCATCACGCTGAAGAAGGGCGTCGACAAGTTCGATGCCACGGTCGATGACGTCGAGAAGAACCCCAAGAACCTCGAGTTCATCGCGGTCGAGCTCGCAAACGCGAACGTCTCGTACGACGAGGCCGACCTCACCTACCTGCTCGCCTCGTACGCGCGCCAGCTCGAGCTCTTTCCCGACACCGACGCACTCGCAACCGATCAGGATGATCGCTTCGCGGTTTCGCTCGTCGCCCGCGAAGACAACGTCGACAGCCCAGAGATTGAGGCGCTAAAGCGCGCGTTCACCTCAGAGAAGGTGCTCGAGACGCTCGAAAGCTTCGACCAGCCCGCGGCCTTCACCCCCGCGAAGTAG
- a CDS encoding MetQ/NlpA family ABC transporter substrate-binding protein, with product MTFTRRLLTVASAAIIGLGVTACGASESPEAGKSGDEPVTIRVAAVSTPMTDVVLAAADSIEEGYEIELVELGDYPIVNNAIKEGEVDASFSQHIPYMEEFNEANNADLVAVQPVYDAIVSFYSREFRSWEELPEGAKLFIPEDTSNTGRALDLLEQGGVLKLDPKVERFEAGLDDIVENPKNVEFTQVGFSELPAAYPEADAVFMYYAFARMIDLDPEKDTIASETDGPFTIQLVTRAELEDSDEIAALKKAFTSDKVREVTEESGNTPAF from the coding sequence ATGACGTTCACAAGACGACTGCTCACCGTAGCCTCGGCCGCCATCATCGGCCTCGGCGTTACGGCATGTGGGGCCTCCGAGTCACCGGAGGCAGGGAAGTCAGGCGACGAGCCCGTCACGATTCGTGTCGCGGCGGTTTCAACGCCCATGACCGACGTCGTGCTCGCGGCAGCCGACTCGATTGAAGAGGGGTACGAGATCGAGCTCGTTGAGCTCGGCGACTACCCGATCGTCAACAACGCGATTAAGGAGGGCGAGGTCGACGCGAGCTTCTCACAGCACATTCCGTACATGGAGGAGTTCAACGAGGCTAACAACGCCGACCTCGTCGCGGTGCAGCCCGTATACGACGCCATCGTGTCGTTCTACTCGCGCGAGTTCCGCTCGTGGGAGGAGCTGCCAGAGGGCGCAAAGCTATTCATTCCCGAAGACACCTCAAACACGGGGCGCGCGCTCGACCTGCTCGAACAGGGCGGCGTGCTGAAGCTTGACCCGAAGGTTGAGCGCTTCGAGGCGGGCCTCGACGACATCGTCGAGAACCCGAAGAACGTCGAGTTCACCCAGGTCGGCTTCTCTGAGCTGCCGGCCGCATACCCCGAGGCCGACGCGGTGTTCATGTACTACGCCTTCGCGCGCATGATCGACCTCGACCCCGAGAAAGACACGATCGCCTCAGAGACCGACGGTCCCTTCACCATTCAGCTCGTCACCCGTGCCGAGCTCGAAGACTCTGACGAGATCGCCGCACTCAAGAAGGCGTTCACGAGCGACAAGGTTCGCGAGGTCACCGAAGAGTCGGGCAACACCCCGGCGTTCTAA
- a CDS encoding DUF4166 domain-containing protein, protein MRQRRERSVFLEAMGSQAELLHPKVREYAEGPGGAEGERGVVVGEGVFRVAGSRFGRLNLIARPFVGPELLMTGFGRNVPFLVRNEQSLTPDGATKLTATRVFCFEGGEQRFVDELFVGPDRGTLTNVLGGAGRVELRLRCSATDRGELVLWSERAWLRLAGLRLRLPSFASVSVHVLHGYDERGGLQTVAARVRNPLLGTVLEYEGSFDAWPEQ, encoded by the coding sequence ATGCGGCAGAGGCGCGAGCGTTCGGTATTTCTTGAGGCCATGGGGTCGCAAGCTGAGTTGTTGCACCCGAAGGTGCGGGAGTACGCCGAGGGGCCCGGTGGGGCCGAGGGCGAGCGTGGCGTGGTGGTTGGCGAGGGCGTCTTTCGGGTTGCCGGCAGTCGCTTTGGCCGCTTGAACCTCATCGCGAGGCCCTTCGTGGGGCCCGAGCTGCTCATGACCGGTTTCGGGCGAAACGTGCCGTTTCTCGTGCGTAACGAGCAGTCGCTCACGCCCGACGGGGCGACGAAGCTCACGGCGACGAGGGTGTTTTGCTTTGAGGGCGGCGAGCAGCGGTTCGTTGACGAGCTCTTCGTGGGCCCTGACCGGGGCACGCTCACGAACGTTCTCGGGGGTGCCGGCAGGGTCGAGCTGAGGCTTCGCTGTTCGGCGACCGATCGGGGCGAGCTCGTGCTGTGGTCGGAGCGGGCCTGGCTGCGGCTTGCGGGGCTGCGCTTGAGGCTTCCGTCGTTTGCCTCGGTGTCGGTTCACGTGCTGCACGGGTATGACGAGCGTGGCGGTCTGCAGACGGTTGCGGCCCGCGTGCGCAACCCGTTGCTGGGAACGGTGCTTGAGTACGAGGGATCATTTGATGCTTGGCCCGAGCAGTAA
- a CDS encoding DUF4166 domain-containing protein — protein MAEQRGVFERALGDDFERLHPMMRRRFGVGLAAGYGCVGEGTMLEIRRGAWWVRPFLRFGALRNIMFPEAGSNVPFRIENYPYLDRFGRETVTFVRTMQVTPRRQRRFDATMIFSERERRVIDYLGTHQHLVVDLDLAVDERGGLRLTSGAQRFYEGPVAFAFPMLFSGNASLTEFYDDERQCYVIDMVVRNRFLGALFGYRGEFTCEFPECDDAPARLKPVREEARE, from the coding sequence ATGGCTGAACAGCGAGGCGTGTTTGAGCGCGCTCTGGGAGATGACTTTGAACGGCTGCACCCGATGATGCGACGGCGCTTCGGGGTGGGCCTTGCGGCGGGCTACGGGTGCGTCGGCGAGGGGACGATGCTCGAGATTCGTCGCGGTGCCTGGTGGGTTCGCCCCTTTTTGCGGTTTGGTGCGCTGCGAAACATCATGTTTCCTGAGGCCGGCAGCAATGTGCCCTTTCGCATTGAGAACTACCCCTATCTCGATCGCTTTGGGCGCGAGACCGTGACCTTCGTGCGCACGATGCAGGTCACGCCGAGGCGGCAGCGCCGTTTTGACGCGACGATGATTTTTAGCGAGCGAGAGCGCCGCGTGATTGACTACCTCGGCACGCACCAGCACCTCGTGGTCGACCTCGATCTCGCGGTTGATGAGCGCGGTGGGCTGCGGCTCACCTCGGGTGCGCAGCGCTTTTACGAGGGGCCCGTGGCCTTCGCGTTTCCGATGTTGTTCAGCGGCAATGCCTCGCTCACGGAGTTCTACGATGACGAGCGGCAGTGCTACGTGATCGACATGGTGGTGCGCAATCGCTTCTTGGGGGCGCTGTTCGGGTACCGGGGCGAGTTCACGTGCGAGTTTCCCGAGTGCGATGACGCTCCGGCGCGGTTGAAGCCCGTGAGAGAGGAAGCGCGCGAGTGA
- a CDS encoding SRPBCC family protein, which yields MAPFASRRASRALYIEIDIAAPIELVWQLTQDPAQHTRWDARFSRIIPTTLREDGAQQFRYELDALPLVTIHGTGVSAGERFGAAGSRTSALTFESDGWFSPLRSGRGYWRYVPTAEGVRFITGYDYTPGFGAVGRVLDRLIVRRMVWWITAWSFDRLRQWAEAGTLPERIGPLRGWFGGPRARASACRSAPEGRTTRPSMREAPELLARLDDDQGAAHG from the coding sequence ATGGCGCCTTTTGCATCTCGACGAGCCTCGCGTGCCCTGTACATCGAGATCGACATTGCCGCGCCGATCGAGCTCGTGTGGCAGCTCACGCAAGACCCCGCCCAGCACACGCGGTGGGACGCGCGCTTTTCGCGCATCATCCCGACGACGCTTCGCGAAGACGGCGCGCAGCAGTTCAGGTACGAGCTCGACGCCCTCCCCCTCGTGACGATTCACGGCACGGGGGTCTCGGCTGGCGAGCGCTTCGGCGCGGCCGGCTCGCGCACCTCGGCGCTCACGTTTGAGAGCGATGGCTGGTTCTCGCCGCTTCGCTCGGGCCGCGGCTACTGGCGCTATGTTCCCACCGCCGAGGGCGTGCGTTTCATCACCGGCTACGACTACACCCCCGGCTTTGGTGCCGTTGGGCGCGTGCTCGACCGGCTCATCGTGCGTCGCATGGTGTGGTGGATCACCGCCTGGAGCTTCGATCGCCTGAGACAGTGGGCTGAGGCTGGCACCCTACCCGAGCGGATCGGCCCGCTGCGAGGCTGGTTCGGCGGGCCGCGGGCGCGAGCCTCGGCCTGCCGCAGTGCGCCGGAGGGTCGGACGACTCGGCCCTCGATGCGCGAGGCGCCCGAGCTTCTCGCGAGGCTTGACGACGATCAAGGAGCAGCCCATGGCTGA
- a CDS encoding inositol-3-phosphate synthase — translation MGVKVALAGIGNCVSSLVQGVEYYRDAADDAQVPGLMHVRLGGYHVSDLQFVAAFDVDAQKVGKDLSEAIWSGHNNTVKFSEVPNLGLEVLRGPTLDGFGSYYQDVSTESEAPVVDVVQALKDSGADVLACYLPVGSEEAVKFYAQAALDAGIAFVNAVPVFVASDPVWAQKFVDAGLPIVGDDIKSQVGATITHRVLARLMESRGIALDHTYQLNVGGNMDFMNMLERDRLESKKISKTQAVTSNIDVDLDADDVHIGPSDHVPWLKDRKFAFVRLEGRGFGDVPMSLEYKLEVWDSPNSAGTMIDAIRSAKVALDRGHKGPLASASAYFMKSPAVQQPDDEARADLEAFLAQ, via the coding sequence ATGGGTGTAAAGGTTGCTCTTGCGGGCATTGGAAACTGTGTGAGCTCACTGGTACAGGGTGTCGAGTACTACCGCGATGCGGCCGACGACGCCCAGGTTCCGGGACTCATGCACGTTCGGCTCGGCGGCTACCACGTGAGCGACCTCCAGTTCGTTGCCGCGTTCGACGTTGACGCGCAGAAGGTCGGTAAAGACCTCTCTGAGGCCATCTGGTCGGGCCACAACAACACCGTGAAATTCTCTGAGGTGCCGAACCTCGGCCTCGAGGTGCTTCGCGGCCCCACGCTCGACGGCTTCGGCTCGTACTACCAGGACGTGTCGACCGAGTCAGAGGCCCCCGTCGTCGACGTGGTGCAGGCGCTCAAAGACTCGGGCGCTGACGTGCTCGCCTGCTACCTTCCCGTTGGCTCAGAAGAGGCCGTCAAGTTCTACGCGCAGGCCGCCCTCGACGCCGGCATCGCGTTTGTGAACGCCGTGCCAGTGTTCGTCGCTTCAGACCCAGTGTGGGCGCAGAAGTTCGTTGACGCTGGCCTGCCCATTGTCGGCGACGACATTAAGAGCCAGGTTGGCGCGACGATCACGCACCGCGTGCTCGCCCGCCTCATGGAGTCGCGCGGCATTGCCCTCGACCACACCTACCAGCTCAACGTTGGCGGCAACATGGACTTCATGAACATGCTCGAGCGCGACCGTCTCGAGTCGAAGAAGATCTCAAAGACCCAGGCCGTCACCTCGAACATCGACGTCGATCTCGACGCCGACGACGTGCACATTGGCCCGAGCGACCACGTGCCCTGGCTCAAAGACCGCAAGTTCGCGTTCGTGCGTCTCGAGGGCCGCGGCTTCGGCGACGTACCCATGAGCCTCGAGTACAAGCTCGAGGTGTGGGATTCTCCCAACTCGGCTGGCACCATGATCGACGCGATCCGCTCGGCGAAGGTCGCGCTCGACCGCGGGCACAAGGGCCCCCTCGCTTCGGCGTCGGCGTACTTCATGAAGTCGCCCGCGGTGCAGCAGCCTGACGACGAGGCTCGCGCTGATCTTGAGGCGTTCCTCGCCCAGTAG
- a CDS encoding PIG-L deacetylase family protein, which yields MNHHPETWFGGAERVVFVHAHPDDETIATGGTIAALRGAGKPAGLVTLTRGERGEVTPGPFASLQGTPQLAPHREQELQAAMLMLGVEGHAFLGEPPARQAGLEPRVYEDSGMEWGDDGMAVSAAETGAEALTKAPAAELINDLLYGVLTLECDAIVSYNDEGGYGHPDHVLAHRAARAVAAAIDVPFWEISSDEAAEAYDVTESLDRKIGALRMHGTQLTVIDDETIEHVGGQREPIASVERFMLRAAPILGDA from the coding sequence GTGAATCACCACCCCGAAACCTGGTTTGGCGGCGCCGAGCGCGTCGTGTTTGTTCACGCTCACCCAGACGACGAGACGATCGCGACGGGTGGCACGATTGCTGCCCTTCGCGGGGCTGGAAAGCCCGCCGGCCTCGTGACTCTCACCCGCGGTGAGCGGGGCGAGGTGACCCCGGGCCCCTTCGCCTCGCTGCAGGGCACTCCGCAACTCGCGCCGCACCGCGAGCAGGAGTTGCAGGCCGCAATGCTCATGCTCGGCGTCGAGGGCCACGCCTTTCTCGGCGAGCCGCCCGCACGCCAGGCCGGCCTGGAACCACGCGTGTACGAAGACTCGGGAATGGAATGGGGCGACGACGGCATGGCCGTGAGCGCGGCCGAAACCGGCGCCGAGGCGCTCACGAAGGCCCCCGCAGCCGAGCTCATCAACGACCTGCTCTACGGCGTGCTCACGCTCGAGTGCGACGCGATCGTGAGCTACAACGACGAGGGTGGCTACGGGCACCCCGATCACGTTCTCGCCCACCGGGCGGCGCGCGCGGTAGCGGCGGCAATCGATGTTCCGTTCTGGGAGATCTCGAGCGACGAAGCGGCCGAGGCCTACGACGTCACCGAGAGCCTCGATCGCAAGATCGGCGCGCTTCGCATGCACGGGACGCAGCTCACCGTCATTGACGACGAGACGATCGAGCACGTCGGTGGGCAGCGGGAGCCGATCGCGAGCGTCGAGCGATTTATGCTTCGCGCAGCCCCGATACTGGGAGATGCGTGA